From Pelmatolapia mariae isolate MD_Pm_ZW linkage group LG1, Pm_UMD_F_2, whole genome shotgun sequence, one genomic window encodes:
- the mc1r gene encoding melanocyte-stimulating hormone receptor, whose translation MEMTNGSLQYPSILHTDFGPLNDLLEENETNSTAGERNWLNCVQIRIPQELFLALGLISLVENILVIMAIIKNRNLHSPMYYFICCLAVSDMLVSVSNVVETIFMLLNDHGLLDVHPGMLRHLDNVIDVMICSSVVSSLSFLCTIAADRYITIFYALRYHSIMTPHRAIIIIVVVWLASITSSILFIVYHTDNAVIVCLVTFFCTTLVFNAVLYLHMFVLAHVHSRRIMAFHKNRRQSTSMKGAITLTILLGVFILCWGPFFLHLILILACPTSPFCNCFFRNFNLFLILIICNSLIDPLIYAYRSQELRKTLQEMVLCSFCFGV comes from the coding sequence ATGGAAATGACCAACGGGTCCCTGCAGTACCCCTCCATACTTCACACGGACTTCGGACCGCTAAATGACCTTCTGGAGGAGAACGAAACAAACTCAACCGCAGGAGAGCGAAACTGGCTGAACTGCGTTCAGATCCGGATCCCTCAGGAGCTCTTCTTGGCACTGGGACTCATCAGTCTGGTGGAAAACATCTTGGTCATCATGGCGATTATTAAAAACCGAAACCTCCACTCGCCCATGTACTACTTTATCTGCTGCCTGGCCGTGTCTGACATGCTTGTCAGCGTCAGCAACGTGGTGGAGACCATATTCATGCTTCTCAATGACCACGGCCTCCTGGATGTGCACCCCGGCATGCTTCGCCACCTGGACAACGTCATCGACGTGATGATCTGCAGCTCCGTGGtgtcctctctctcctttctgtGCACCATCGCTGCCGATCGCTATATCACCATCTTTTACGCGCTGAGGTATCACAGCATCATGACCCCTCATCgcgccatcatcatcatcgtggtGGTGTGGCTGGCCAGCATCACCTCCAGCATCCTCTTCATCGTATATCACACCGACAACGCCGTCATCGTGTGCCTTGTCACTTTCTTCTGCACTACTCTGGTATTCAACGCCGTGTTATACCTGCACATGTTTGTCCTGGCGCACGTGCATTCTCGGCGCATCATGGCTTTCCACAAAAACAGGCGCCAGTCCACAAGTATGAAGGGAGCCATAACCCTCACTATCCTGCTCGGGGTCTTTATTTTATGCTGGGGCCCTTTCTTTCTACACCTTATCCTCATCCTCGCCTGTCCCACCAGCCCCTTCTGCAACTGTTTCTTTCGAAACTTTAACCTTttcctcatcctcatcatctGTAACTCCCTCATCGACCCGCTTATATACGCGTACCGGAGCCAGGAGCTGCGTAAAACCTTGCAGGAGATGGTCCTGTGTTCGTTTTGCTTCGGCGTGTGA